Genomic segment of Dactylococcopsis salina PCC 8305:
TTTAACTTTTTACAATTTTTTAGTTACTTAAGCGTAACCATTACTCTCGCTTGGTTTTTATCTCGTTTAGTGCGACAAATTATCCGCGTCTATGGCATTACCTTAATTCAAAATTTGAGTCGAGAAGGTGACGATATTCTTGTCGCTGGAGAAACCGTTGCGAATGTTATTATTGGCTTTTTGGGGGCGATTTTCTTTGCTCAAAGTCAAGATTTAAACTTAGTCAGTGTCCTCACAGGATTTGGAATTGGGGGGATTGCGGTGGCTTTTGCGGCGAAGGAAGTGTTATCTCAAATCATTGGTACAGTGGTTCTTTATCTCGATCGACCTTATGTGCCAGGAGAGTATATCCGCGCTAACTTTAACCCCGTTGCTGAGGATATTTATGGGCGTGTGGAGTCGATTGGGATTCGTTCCACAAAAGTTCGTTTGGTGGTGACGAATACGTTACTAATTGTTCCCAATTCCATAATGGCGAGTACCGATGTCGAGAATGTCTCACGGGGAAAAAAGGTAATGGCGTTGTTATATTTAGATTTTCCGCAGGTGTTAGCGTCTAGTGAACGAGCATTAGTAGAACAAACGTTACAAGATAGTTTGGGTGGCTTATTTGGGGTGGAACAGGGAAGTGTTCGCATTGCAACCTTTGAACCCGAAGATAAACCTGGAACTCGCGCCCGCGTCAGTTTTTTCCTTTTGAGTTCGAGTAGTACTTCTCTCAATATTCGTAAGCGATTAGTGGAAATGGCGAATCAAGAAATCGCCCAGCGCTTACAGAAAAACCAGTTGCAATTTTCGATGGAAGAACCGATGATTTATGTGGATTCGCCTATAACCAAATAAGCAATTACAAATTAATTTTTGTGGCGAACTGGGGTTCGCCTGTAGCCAAGTTTTGGTTATTGTTTATCCTTAGAATTGGATTCACTTTCGGCAATTTCTTGTTCTATATGTTCAATGCTTTCTTGTTGATCACTTTCGGAAATTGCGCGAGTACAAGCCCAATTACTGGGAAGTGCCGAGGGCCATCCCATCCGAATCGCTTCGGGACAAATGGTCATAATAGTTAACTGACAGTCGATGAGTTGTAATCCCTCTTTTTCCGCTTGTTTGAGGCTTTGTTTGAGAATGGAATCGTTATTAAACTCGATCGTGCGGTTACATTGAATACAAACAATGTGATGATGGTGATGGGGATGAGGACGATGAAGTTCATAATGTTTATGTCCTTCGGCAAGTTCTAACTCTCGTAAAATCCCCATGCGAGTCATTAGTTTCACACTACGATAAATTGTAGAGAGGCTGATCTCTTCGCCGCGCTTTTCTAGGAGATGGAATAGTTCTTCTGCGCTGAGATGATGTCCTCTCGGTAGGTTTTGGAAAACATGGAGGATTGTCTCTCGCTGGGGAGTGAGTCGCCAACCACGAGAGTTTAACTCGGCTTTGAGGGAGGATGAGGTATAAGGTTGCATTACCATAAGTTTTTGTTGGCAATAAATGCGATATATTGACAATCTTACTCGCTAATGAGAATATTTGCAACAAGTTTCAATTATTGATAATATCTTGTAATAATTAACCGCCAATTTGGGACATAGTGCGACTGTAGTTTCCCGTTAAAGTCCCGTTTTCTCGCTGTTTGAAGTTGATATCGGGTTTAATGTCGAGAAGATGTTGCACTCGATCGCGCAGTTGTTGATAGTCTCGATCGTGCCGTAGTGCGGTTTTCAGGTCAATTTGTCCCGTTTCATTCAGTAAACAAGGACGTAATAAACCGTCTGCACTCAACCGCATTCGGTTACATCGATCGCAGAAACATTCTGACATTTGAGAAATAAAGCCCAGTGTTCCTTTCGCCCCTGGAATTTGGAAGACATCCGCCGGTCCATTTCCTAAGACTTCTGAGGTTTCTAAGCCCCATTTTTGACGGATATTTTGCCGAATTTCTTCTGAGGGAATCCAAGCTCGATCGGCGTATAATTCAGGATTGCCAATTGGCATAAATTCAATAAAACGCACGTGCCAATTTTTGTCAAAAGTTAGAGCCGCTAAATCTAAAATTTCTTGATCATTCACTCCTGGAATCACTACCACATTCAGTTTAAGGGGATCAAAACCCACCTGATGCGCCGCTAAAATTCCGTTCCAAGTTTGTTCCCAACG
This window contains:
- a CDS encoding mechanosensitive ion channel family protein, with product MDISEIFQKLFFEIDANFQEELFGFLTRLGWFILFTLIAILAARLLPAFFQWGVDRFAPKFLAEPHDRIITPLRNLMVRSGFLIFIAININLFRPYTAFFNFLQFFSYLSVTITLAWFLSRLVRQIIRVYGITLIQNLSREGDDILVAGETVANVIIGFLGAIFFAQSQDLNLVSVLTGFGIGGIAVAFAAKEVLSQIIGTVVLYLDRPYVPGEYIRANFNPVAEDIYGRVESIGIRSTKVRLVVTNTLLIVPNSIMASTDVENVSRGKKVMALLYLDFPQVLASSERALVEQTLQDSLGGLFGVEQGSVRIATFEPEDKPGTRARVSFFLLSSSSTSLNIRKRLVEMANQEIAQRLQKNQLQFSMEEPMIYVDSPITK
- a CDS encoding transcriptional repressor, with protein sequence MQPYTSSSLKAELNSRGWRLTPQRETILHVFQNLPRGHHLSAEELFHLLEKRGEEISLSTIYRSVKLMTRMGILRELELAEGHKHYELHRPHPHHHHHIVCIQCNRTIEFNNDSILKQSLKQAEKEGLQLIDCQLTIMTICPEAIRMGWPSALPSNWACTRAISESDQQESIEHIEQEIAESESNSKDKQ
- the moaA gene encoding GTP 3',8-cyclase MoaA, with amino-acid sequence MQTIDYLRISLIDRCNFRCHYCMPSDEELNYLLRESLLTKEEIITLLKEVFIPLGFNKFRLTGGEPLLRPDLVEIVAAITCLPETKDLAISTNAFLLEKFAKPLYEAGLRRINISLDSLQPDNFDSIIGNHGRSRWEQTWNGILAAHQVGFDPLKLNVVVIPGVNDQEILDLAALTFDKNWHVRFIEFMPIGNPELYADRAWIPSEEIRQNIRQKWGLETSEVLGNGPADVFQIPGAKGTLGFISQMSECFCDRCNRMRLSADGLLRPCLLNETGQIDLKTALRHDRDYQQLRDRVQHLLDIKPDINFKQRENGTLTGNYSRTMSQIGG